One Candidatus Omnitrophota bacterium genomic region harbors:
- the pstA gene encoding phosphate ABC transporter permease PstA: MRNPHRTQSIAFFFLFLATLLIVVPVGLIIVVIIQKGLPAINWQFLTDIPRQGMRAGGIFPAIVGTIYLVIGAIIFALPIGLLAAIYLSEYSKENILTRLIRLAIINLAGVPSVVYGLFGLALFVVFFKFGASILSGSLTLGIMILPIIVTTSREALESIPYSFREVSLSLGASKWQTIRHIVLPNAIPGILTGTILGLGRAAGETAPILFTVAAFYLPQLPSSIFDQAMALPYHLYVISTQVPNVDEKIRYGTAFVLLALVLFMNLVAIIIRYKFRKKKKW, translated from the coding sequence ATGAGAAACCCGCACAGAACGCAAAGCATAGCTTTTTTCTTTTTATTCCTCGCCACTCTTTTAATAGTGGTTCCGGTAGGCCTTATCATTGTGGTTATCATCCAAAAAGGTCTGCCGGCTATAAACTGGCAGTTTCTCACTGATATTCCACGGCAAGGGATGCGCGCCGGTGGCATATTCCCCGCCATAGTAGGTACTATATATTTAGTGATAGGCGCTATTATATTCGCGCTACCCATCGGCCTTCTCGCGGCGATATATCTGAGCGAGTATTCAAAAGAGAACATACTAACCCGCCTTATAAGGCTCGCTATTATCAATCTGGCGGGTGTACCGTCGGTAGTTTATGGCTTATTTGGGCTTGCGCTTTTCGTGGTATTCTTTAAATTTGGAGCATCAATCCTTTCAGGTTCACTTACTTTGGGAATCATGATTCTGCCCATAATTGTTACGACATCACGCGAGGCATTAGAAAGCATCCCATATTCTTTTCGTGAAGTAAGCCTTTCTTTAGGCGCAAGCAAATGGCAGACGATAAGACATATTGTTTTGCCGAATGCTATACCGGGTATTTTAACCGGCACTATTTTAGGTTTGGGCAGAGCGGCCGGCGAAACAGCTCCGATTCTTTTTACCGTAGCGGCTTTTTATCTGCCGCAATTACCAAGCTCGATATTTGATCAGGCAATGGCGCTTCCGTATCATCTTTATGTCATTTCAACTCAAGTGCCTAACGTTGATGAGAAGATAAGGTATGGGACGGCTTTTGTGTTGTTAGCGCTAGTTTTATTTATGAACTTAGTTGCGATAATCATACGTTACAAGTTCAGGAAGAAAAAGAAATGGTAA